Genomic DNA from Cucurbita pepo subsp. pepo cultivar mu-cu-16 unplaced genomic scaffold, ASM280686v2 Cp4.1_scaffold003291, whole genome shotgun sequence:
ATTTCCAGTTCTTGTAGTCCTTTATCTCTGAAACGGCACTCGGAATCGTTGAAGCTTTCTTCTGTGAGATCAGAAAGAAACGACAGGGTTTTGATGGAGAGCTCATTGAAGGATTCGGTTCTTGAGTTGGACCCTGTTTCCGCTGTTAACGATGGGGTTCTTGGCTTCTACGGCGAGGTCATGCCCATGGAGGATCAGGGGGTCACTCCCTGGACCGTCTCTGTTGCTAGGTGAGGGAAAATCATATTCAATTCTTGAATCTTCATTACTTTCTTCGATCATGATCATAATTGTTCATATATTCTCTAGTGGATATACTTTACTGCGAAATCCACATCACAATAAGGGTTTAGCCTTCACGGATAAAGAAAGAGATACTCACTACTTGCGTGGTCTTTTGCCTCCTACTGTCATTTCTCAAGATCTTCAGGTTATCTATGTGATCTCCAATCATTTTTCTGAGTCCAATTTTGGATCGCCGAGCTTTTTGGTATACAAATATTAGTAATTATTTGGCTCTCAAATGTCAGGTGAAAAAGTTGTTGTACAGGATACGGCAGTATCAAGTTCCTCTGCAGAAATACATGGCCATGATGGATCTTCAGGTAGCAATGACCCCTTTTTCACGATAGCCTTAGATATCTTGTCATTAATGAGAGTTTTTGATAAATAGATTTAGATGGAATAGTAAGTTTTTACTTGCAAAGTTATTGGCGATGATCATGACTCTCtgtaatgatatgatacggttcactttgagcataagctttcatgattttatttttggttttcccaaaaggtttcataccaatggagatgtattccttacttataaacattcccttaattagtcgatgtggggcTCTTCTCTTAACAATTCTTAAGAACGACGATCAATTATTTGAGTTGATCAATTCTGTTTACTTTGTTCAGGAAAGCAATGAAAAGTTGTTCTATAAGCTTCTGATTGAGCATGTTGAGGAGTTGCTTCCGGTGGTTTATACTCCAACTGTAGGAGAAGCATGCCAGAAATATGGAAGCATCTTCAGGCGGCCACAGGGTCTTTATATTAGTTTGAGGGAGAAGTATGGTTAAGCGTAGCCTTTCACT
This window encodes:
- the LOC111786902 gene encoding NADP-dependent malic enzyme-like, whose product is MESSLKDSVLELDPVSAVNDGVLGFYGEVMPMEDQGVTPWTVSVASGYTLLRNPHHNKGLAFTDKERDTHYLRGLLPPTVISQDLQVKKLLYRIRQYQVPLQKYMAMMDLQESNEKLFYKLLIEHVEELLPVVYTPTVGEACQKYGSIFRRPQGLYISLREKYG